One Campylobacter concisus DNA segment encodes these proteins:
- a CDS encoding tetratricopeptide repeat protein: MKKILPFLAPICLFASSCDKLVQESVNEFYKNDRNLARAINLAEQATDVCLKEGNTEQAITSLINGASICLVNKEPQKALGLSQRSIELAANVSDKLLLARSYQNIGAAKKALGKYDEALANFQEAQKIYDVTPNTPMRDRLLCIKSIGNAYYMKNDFANAYDKHILALNLLDITPELSGNELVRSELLIEVANDLVKLEQKDEAAKNYKEVFEILKGKEQNPRTLGLLERASKGLKELN, translated from the coding sequence ATGAAGAAAATTTTGCCATTTTTAGCGCCTATTTGCCTCTTTGCAAGTAGCTGCGACAAGCTGGTGCAAGAGAGCGTAAATGAGTTTTATAAAAACGATAGAAATTTAGCTCGCGCTATAAATTTAGCCGAGCAAGCGACTGATGTCTGCTTAAAAGAGGGCAACACCGAGCAGGCGATCACTTCGCTCATAAATGGCGCCAGCATTTGCCTAGTAAATAAAGAGCCACAAAAGGCGTTAGGGCTCTCACAAAGATCCATAGAACTCGCGGCAAACGTTAGTGACAAACTACTGCTAGCACGCTCTTATCAAAACATAGGCGCAGCAAAAAAGGCGCTAGGCAAATATGACGAAGCGCTTGCTAATTTTCAAGAAGCTCAAAAAATTTATGACGTCACGCCAAATACCCCAATGCGCGACAGGCTGCTTTGCATAAAGTCCATCGGTAACGCCTACTACATGAAAAATGACTTTGCAAATGCCTACGACAAGCACATTTTAGCGTTAAATTTGCTTGATATCACACCAGAGTTAAGTGGCAACGAGCTTGTGCGATCAGAGCTGTTAATAGAAGTCGCTAACGACCTAGTAAAACTTGAGCAAAAGGACGAAGCTGCCAAAAACTACAAAGAAGTATTTGAAATTTTAAAAGGCAAGGAGCAAAACCCTCGTACGCTGGGTCTTTTGGAGCGAGCCAGCAAGGGGCTAAAGGAGCTTAACTAA